The stretch of DNA GTCAGTTGCCCGCGAGACGAGCCGGCAGCGGCGAAGGTGCGGTCGCGAGGACTCGCGATTTATAACGAGTGGCCGCGATTTATCGCGAGGAGATTGAACGGGTGATGAATGTGGGGAGGGATGCGCCTTGACGCAGGCAGCGATGTCAGGCATTCGGCTTCGCTGCTTTTCGAACTCGCCAGCGGTGATCACTCGTGAGAGCGAGGCGGGAGTGTGTGACGAAGGACGCGCAGTGGTGAAAACGACTGCGTCGTTCGGTTCGTAATGGACCTGCGGCTGTCCCTGTCCAGGGATGCGCCCGTCCAGTGCTATCGCCCCAGTCCGGACGAGACGACCGGTTGAGCCGACACGAGCCCATCCAACTCATAGTGCAGCAGATCGCCGATCCGTTCGAGGCTGAAATCCGCCGCAGGATACGTCTCTCGCACATGAAGAGACTGTGCGTAGTGGCCTTGTTGCGAAAAGATCGTGGTGACCCGAGGCCCCCACAGCTGCTTGACCGCCGACAAAATGCGCAGCTTGTCATCAATCAGCACATACTGCTCAGCAGGGTACCGCACTTCGATGTCGTCTAATTCCTCCTCCTTATGCACGTAGATCAACACCTGGCCGTCCACGGCATCGAAGAGACCTGCGCGCGCGATCTTATGCGGTTGAAAGACCGCATCCCCATCGGAGACGAGGACGACCGGACCGCGCTGCTTCAGATGGGTCACCACCGCAAGTGCATCAGGGAAGAGACACTTCGAAAAGGGGTAATTGAGCAGAAACTGCGACACCTTGAGAATGTGCGCATCATGCTGATACTCGCACCGATACCGTTGGAGCGCGCCGAGATAGTCGGCATACCCCAGTTCGTCCCGTAGTTCCTTGAAGAGGCTCCAATACCGCTGTTGCTGGTTGTGCCCGATGGTTTGCTCCAGATAGCGCCCCAGATCGCACGTCACTCGATCCGCATCAAGCAACGTGTTATCGACGTCGACAAGAAACACGACCTCGTGATTCAT from Nitrospira sp. encodes:
- a CDS encoding HAD family hydrolase — translated: MMNHEVVFLVDVDNTLLDADRVTCDLGRYLEQTIGHNQQQRYWSLFKELRDELGYADYLGALQRYRCEYQHDAHILKVSQFLLNYPFSKCLFPDALAVVTHLKQRGPVVLVSDGDAVFQPHKIARAGLFDAVDGQVLIYVHKEEELDDIEVRYPAEQYVLIDDKLRILSAVKQLWGPRVTTIFSQQGHYAQSLHVRETYPAADFSLERIGDLLHYELDGLVSAQPVVSSGLGR